In Cotesia glomerata isolate CgM1 linkage group LG1, MPM_Cglom_v2.3, whole genome shotgun sequence, one genomic interval encodes:
- the LOC123268266 gene encoding uncharacterized protein LOC123268266 yields MNGLILLNGRTPSDSPAQHTFCSSAGKSVIDLVWANLTGIHLINDLQILPEGTLSDHFAVEVTLNISLASPPVSHSTISSLSPPKLRWNPQAQEAYTSNMLMSQNLKTTYETATTDFLHTNLVTAITAAAKELEMITKNKQNILQANSNKPWFDKDCRDAKKKLNRALKTAKAANFNLPETNEYLKDKKTYKELISAKLKSYKLTVVQRFSDISNTTQFWRTYNSFKIRTHSPSLPLDTWIEFYKNVYPPRITDNSSFFGVTNPILDTSITYDEIYNSISALKSGKAPGPDTITGEFLKNLPANWLLYIQSWFNKILDTEHVPSNWARVAMFMLFKKGDQSDPSNYRGLAMINVLTKVFTTILKNRLINWIDLTGALPEEQAGFTTKKSCTDNIFSLLSALQIGLRNKKCRLYGLFVDFRRTFDSVPHSALWRKLFFLGVS; encoded by the coding sequence ATGAATGGACTCATACTACTTAATGGTAGAACCCCCAGCGACTCTCCTGCCCAACATACCTTCTGTTCCTCGGCAGGCAAATCAGTAATCGACCTGGTATGGGCCAATCTCACTGGCATCCATCTCATTAACGACTTGCAGATCCTTCCCGAAGGCACCCTGTCAGATCATTTCGCTGTAGAAGTTACTCTCAACATATCCCTCGCTTCTCCTCCTGTTTCCCACTCCACCATCTCTTCCCTCTCCCCCCCAAAGCTGAGATGGAACCCCCAGGCTCAAGAAGCTTATACATCCAACATGTTAATGTCACAAAACCTAAAAACCACCTATGAAACAGCTACGACTGATTTCCTACACACTAACCTCGTCACAGCAATTACAGCTGCCGCCAAAGAGCTTGAAATGATAACAAAGAATAAACAAAACATTTTACAAGCTAATTCTAACAAGCCTTGGTTCGACAAAGATTGCCGGGACGCTAAGAAAAAACTAAACCGAGCCCTGAAAACAGCCAAagctgctaattttaatttacctgAAACCAATGAATATTTGAAAGACAAAAAAACTTACAAGGAACTGATTTCCGCCAAACTGAAGTCCTACAAGCTCACAGTCGTCCAGAGATTTTCCGACATCAGTAATACCACACAATTTTGGCGTACatataatagttttaaaatacGCACCCACTCGCCTTCTCTACCTCTTGACACCTGGAttgagttttataaaaatgtttatccaCCAAGAATAACCGACAACAGCTCCTTTTTTGGAGTCACGAATCCCATACTTGACACATCAATCACTTACGACGAAATTTACAACTCTATTTCTGCTCTGAAAAGCGGTAAGGCACCCGGGCCAGACACGATCACAGGagaatttctaaaaaatcttCCAGCCAACTGGCTCCTCTATATTCAATCGTGgttcaataaaattcttgacACTGAACACGTCCCAAGTAATTGGGCTCGAGTTGCTATGttcatgttatttaaaaaaggaGACCAGTCCGATCCCAGTAATTATCGCGGTTTAGCAATGATAAATGTTTTAACTAAAGTATTcactacaattttaaaaaatagactGATAAACTGGATCGACCTGACTGGTGCCTTGCCCGAGGAGCAGGCGGGTTTTACAACAAAAAAGAGTTGCACTGACAATATTTTCTCGCTTTTATCCGCCCTTCAAATAGGGCTAAGAAACAAAAAGTGTCGTCTATATGGTCTCTTCGTGGATTTCAGGAGAACCTTCGACTCCGTGCCTCACAGCGCCCTCTGGAGGAAGCTATTCTTCCTCGGTGTTAGTTAG